The genomic region GCACCATCGGCAGCATAGCGGTTTAGCGTCTCAGGGCTACTGAGCACGATCTGGCGAGCGGCGTCCGCCTGCGCCTGGGTCAAATCACCCCGCAGCGGGATGAGGGGCCCCACCTGCAGCTCATCGCCCTGCGACTTAGAGTGTTGATAGGTCGCGAGCGACAGCACGCGCTGCGAGTAGGGCAGCTGCCAGGTGAGCTCGCTTAGGGCACGCACCGCTTCGAGCGTGCGCGGGGTGAACACGTCACCGTCTGCCGGCACAACCACGAACCCCACGTAGTCTTCACTCGTGTAGGTGCGCTCGAAGGCTTCAAGCTCCTGTAACTTCGGATCGCCTTCGCTGAAATAAACGTAGAGGTCGTCGTCGATCGACAACCGCGGTATGCCGGCGGCCAATGAGAAGCCCAACAGCAGGGATACGAGCGCGGTCGCCCAGGGGCGTTGAATGGGGAGGGAAAATATCACTCAGTGGGCGCCGAAGCGTTGGGGGCGGCAGTTCGCCAGTGGCTGACAAGGTCGGTTAAGTTAAGAGTCTGTTATAATCTCACGATCAACCCATAGCGGGGCGCTCCTGCAAGCGCTCGCCTCCCCATGTCTATTTCTACCGATACGCCCGTCGCTGAGACCAGCGACGCTGGGCTTGCGAAGTCTTATCTACGCGTGCGCCAGCGCTCCTTATTCCTCTGCGAAACGCTCGCGCCGGAGGATACGGTGGTGCAGTCGATGCCGGACGTCAGTCCCACGAAATGGCACCTCGCGCACACCACATGGTTCTTCGAGCGCTTCGTACTCAAAGAGCACGCGCCCAGTTACCGCGAATTCGATCCCGCCTACGATCACCTGTTCAACTCCTACTACTACACGGTTGGACAAATGTTTACACGGGCGCAGCGCGGTCTGCTCTCGCGGCCCACCCTCGCCGATGTGCTGCGCTACCGCGAGCACGTGGATGAGCAGGTGCTCGCACTCATCGAGCAACAGGGCGCATCGCCCACCCTCGATACCGTGCTCACGCTCGGACTGAACCACGAACAGCAGCATCAAGAGCTGTTGGTCACCGACATCAAGCACGTGTTCTCGGTAAACCCGATGCGTCCAGTCTTCCGCGAGCCCACGCCTTGGGCGAGCACCAGCAGTGACCCGGCGCCGCTCACCTTCGTACCCGGCCCCGACGGCCTGATCGAATTCGGCGCCACCTCCGCGAACGGTTTCTGCTTCGACAACGAGACCCCTCGCCACGAAGTGCTCGTGCGCCCCCACGCCCTCGCCAACCGACCGATCACGAACGGTGAGTACCGCGAGTTCATTCGCGATGGCGCATATCAGAACTGTTCGCTCTGGCTGGCAGATGCGTGGACCCGCCTGCAGCAGGAAGGCTGGACCCGCCCCTTCTACTGGTCGGAAGACCTCGAGAGCGAGTTCACCCTGAACGGTCAGGTCGACCTCGCACTGAATGCCCCCGTCTGCCACCTGAGCCTCTACGAAGCCGACGCCTTCGCCCGCTGGGCAGGCAAGCGCTTACCCACGGAGTTTGAGCTCGAGCTGGCCTTGGCCTACGCGCCCCTGGAGGGCAACCTGGCGGAGGAGGATCAGTTCCACCCACGCCCCGTGCAGCGCGCTGCACCCACTCTCGTTGGACAAGTCAACGATCTCACCTCACCCCTCGCACAGCTCTACGGCGATGTGTGGGAGTGGACGGCAAGCCCCTACACGCCCTACCCCGGCTTCGAACCCCTGGCGGGCTCCCTCGGGGAGTACAACGGCAAGTTCATGTGCAGCCAGGTCGTGCTGCGCGGCGGCTCCTGTGCCACACCGCGCTCGCACCTGCGCGCCACCTATCGCAACTTCTTCTATCCCGATGCGCGCTGGCAGTTCAGCGGCGTGCGTCTTGCCCACGACGCCTGAGAAGGCAAGGAAGGCCCCATGGCCAAATTCGGCCCCGCAGCGCCCACGCTGCTCGACTTGCACCCGCAGACCGGTGATCTGCGCGACGCTATTCACCAGGGCATGCGCCGCGCGCAGAAGCGCCTGCCCACGCTGCTGCTCTACGATGAGCGCGGCTCCCAGCTGTTCGACGCGATCACCGAGCTGCCCGAGTACTACCCCACGCGCACGGAGCTCTCGATCATGGAGTCGAGCATGGGGGAGATCGCCTCGAGCATCGGACCCGAGGCCTCGCTGATCGAGCTCGGCAGCGGCTCGAGCATGAAGATACGTCTGCTGCTGGAGCGTATCCCGGAGCTCGCGGCCTACGTGCCCGTCGATATCTCACGCGATCACCTGATGGCCGCTGCCACCAAGCTGGCCGCGGACTACCCGGCGGTGGAAGTCCTGCCCGTTTGCGCTGACTTCAACGAGCCGTTCCAGCTGCCCACGCCGCGCATCGCCCCGAAGCGCAACGTGGTGTACTTCCCGGGTTCGACCATCGGCAATCTCGATTTCGGCGCGGCCTATAAGCTGCTCTCCACCGTGCGACGCATCGCCAAGAAAGGCGGTGGCGCACTGATCGGTGCTGATCTGGTGAAGCCGGAGGAGATCCTCGTGCCGGCCTACGACGACGCCCAGGGTGTCACGGCCGATTTCAACCTCAACATCCTCACCCGCCTGAACCGCGAGTTCGACGCCAACTTCGACGTCAAAATGTTCTTCCACCGCGCCGTGTGGGATGCCACGCGCTCGCGCATGGAGATGCAGCTCGTGAGCCGGGTGGCGCAGACCGTACAGATCGACGGCGAGGAATTCGATCTGGCCGCCGGTGAATTCATCCTCACCGAGTACTCGCACAAGTACTCCCTCGAGGTGTTCGAAAACCTGGCGGAGACGGCAGGCTTTAGGGTGGCCAAGGTGTGGACTGATCCGCGTCAGTGGTTCAGCTTGCAGTACCTAGAGGTCGTATAAGGTAAGCAGCGTGGACGGTCGCCTGGCCGCCGCTCTCGTAGCGGTACTCGCCGTCGGCGCCCTGCTCTGGGCGTTCGGCGGTGGACCAGACACGCCCGATTCCACCACCGCCCAACGGATCCAGATCGCGCCGGAGTCGGCGCGGACAGTCCAAGCGACCCCTGAGCCGCCGCCAGCGGACGTAGCGCCCTCGCAGCAGGGGCCCTCAGCAAACTCACCGGCAACTCCAGAAGCTGCGTCGATCGCCGCAGATTTCTACGCACGAATGGCGCAAGCGGAGGAAGGCGACCTCGACGCCGCCTACGAAGTTGGCATGGTCGTGCTGCTGTGCTTGACGGAGAACTCGCCCGTGCGCGAGGCCGGTGAGGAGGGGCTACCGCTACCCGCCCTGGATCTCTCCCAATACGACTGCGACGACATCCCGCCCGAGAAGCAGCTGGCCGGACGTTTGCTCCGTCAGGCGGCTGACGAAGGACATGTGGATGCGGCTCGCGAGTACGGCCTCAACGCCACCTACTTCGTCGAGCTTGAGAGTGAGGAACTGCGCGACCTGAGCCAGAGCGACATGGTGGCGTACGCGGCGAGTGAATACCTGGGCCTCGACTACCTGGAGTTCGCCGCCACGGGCGGGGATCTCCCCGCAGCGACTCATCTGGCGAAGCGTCTGGCGAATGGGTTTACCGTTCCGGTCAGGCAAAGCCGGGACGGCATCCAGCTGCGTGCAAGTGAGCCGGCGCAGGCGCTATCCTGGTTTTTCGCCGTACAGATCGCCAACGACGAACCGTGGATGGCTTCGTGGCTGGATGACCTTCGAGGTCAGTTGGATCCCCAAGCGCAGGCCGAAGCCGAAGCGCAGGGTCAGGACTACTACTACCAGTACCTGGCCAACCCGCAGCCGTAACCGCGGCTCAAGACTTCTCAGGCGGCACGTAGCCCTCAGGCGCCGACGAGCCCTCACCGAAGAAGAACTTCTCCATCTCGTCTTCTAAGAACTTGCGCGCCTTCGGCTCGAAGGGCGTGAGGCGAAACTCGTTGATCAGCATCGTCTGGTGAGCGAGCCAACGATTCCACCCCTGCTTCGAGACGCTGGCCTCGATGCGCTCGCCGAGTTCACCTGGGTAGGGCGTGTAGCCGAGGGCTTCACCTTCTTCGCCGGTGACGACGCACTGAACCTTGTCTGTCATGAGGGGTACCTGATGGAGTTATGAGGCAGCGTCGCCGAGGCGGGAGAGCAGCTTCTCCACGGGCGCTGCGAGACCGATCTCGGGCAATTCGCCGACGTTATACCAGAGCCGCGAAGTGCCTTCCATGACGCCCTCGGGCGGCGCGGAGATGCGCAGCACCTGCGGGGTGATGTCGAGGGCGTAATGGCTGAAGGTGTGGCGGAGCACCTGCCACTCCTGCGAATCGCGCACCTGCGCCCGCAGCTGGGCCTCAACCCATGCACTGGGATCCTCCTCCAGCGGTTGCTCGGGGAAGCTCCACAGGCCGCCCCAGATGCCCGCAGGCGGGCGCCGTTCGAGCAACACCTGCTGCTCATCCTCCCGCACCACGATGAGCATCCGCACGGTCTTGAGCGGCGTCGCCTTGCGCGGGCGCTTGTGGGGAAACTCCTCCTGGCGCTTCGCGGCGTGGGCGCCGCATCCCTCGACGACCGGGCACCCACCGCACAGAGGCTTGCTGCGCTTACAGACCATGGCCCCAAGGTCCATGATCGCCTGGGTGTAGGCAGCCGCGCGCTCGCGCTCCGGCGTGTGCGCTTCCGCCAGGGTCCACAGCCCACGCTCCACCTTCGGGTCGCCGGGCCAGCCCTCCACCAGGTGGTAGCGGGCGAGGACGCGCTTCACGTTGCCGTCGAGGATCGGATGGCGCTGGCCGCCGGCCAGGGTGAGGATCGCGCCGGCGGTGGAGCGACCCACGCCTGGCAGGGCGTGCACCTGCTCGAGCTCTTGCGGGAAGGTGCCACCGTACTTGGCCTGGATGAGCCGGGCGGCGGCGTGCAGGTTGCGGGCGCGGGCGTAGTAGCCGAGGCCCGACCAGTGGTGGAGCACGTCGTCCTGGGGTGCGGCCGCCAGGGTGCGCACGTCCGGGAAGCGGCGCATGAAGCGCTCGTAGTAGGGAATCACCGTGGCCACCTGAGTCTGCTGGAGCATGATCTCCGAGACCCACACGCGGTAAGCCGTGCGTTCGCGCTGCCATGGCAGGTCGTGGCGGCCGTAGGTCGCCGCCCAGGTGAGCAGGTCGTCAGCGAAGGGGGCGAGGTCTTCGGCGCTCGGGCCTGCGGCGTCGGTCGATTCGGTCAATCCAGAACCACCGGTAGCCCGAGGGCCCGCTGCTCCACGCGCTGGGCCGCATCGCCGGCCCCCGAGGCGAGCTTGCGCTTCACCGCCCAGGGCCCCACCAGAGGTGGCACCCAAAACGGTGGCTCCATCTCCATCGAGTACAGCACGTGGGTGCCATCCTCCTCTTCACTCAGCTCCCAATGGGAGTAGGAATACGCTACGGCCTGCTCATCGCCCTCGACATCCGCATCGGGGGCAGGTACGGCGACGGCCACGATGTCGCGCGGCCGCTCGAGCTCCAGGCGATCGTAGCGAATGATGGTCTTGCAGAAAAAGGCGACGCAGCCGCGGGCGCGGAGGTAGACCAGGCGCTGCTCCTCGTTCTCAGCGCCGTCGACGATGCGGGTCTCCTCGAAGGTGCTGGTCAGCTCGTGCAGGCGGTCGTAGTCGATCAGCACGTCGTAGACCGCCTCGATCGGTGCATCGATAAGCGCGTGGGACTCGACGAAGTAGCGCGGGCCGTCGCGCTTCACCTTCAGCGACAGCATCTGCGCAGCACCTGCCAGGGGCGGCGTCAGGCAGGCACCCGCGAGCAGGGCCGCGGCCGCCCGGCGGGCGGCGCGCGTGGAAGCCGGTGGGCTAATTGTCGCCGTCGTCATCCTTGTCTTTCTTCTTGCCTCCGAACAGGCCGCCGAGCACCTTCTTGACGTCGCTCTTGGCGTCGTCCTCGCCGCCCTCCTCACCATCTTCGCTGCCGCCGCCCAGCAGCCCACCGAGCACCTTGTCCTTCAACTTGTCGACCTCCTCCTCAGCGCGCTGCTTGACCAGCGCGCCGGCCGTACCGCCGAAGTCCAACCAGCCAGGGCCCGGCTGGGACAGGTTGCCACTGAGCACGATGGGCAGGTTCAAGCCGAGCAGGTCAGACGCTCCATCCGGGAGTTCCGGGCTCTTCTGGAACTGCATGTCGAGACGGTACTTCACCGTGTCCTCGGGGAGGTTCACCGTGCCCTTGCCGCCCACCAGGATGAAGGGCAAGCGGGCGATGAGATCGTTGTTGGTCATTACGCCATCGGTCATCTGCGCCGTGCCGCTGAGCTCGGCGAACTCCGTGCGGCCATCGCCGTTACCCGACGGTGCCGCACCGCGGCCGATCGCTGCCATGCCCTTTTGCACCTCGTGGGCGATGTCGATGCCGACGATCGCGCCGTCGAGGAAGGAGAACTGCGCGTCGCCGCCGAGGGTGTTGAGGATGGCCGTCTGGGTGACGCCCATGCCCTTGAGGGTGATGCGACCATCGAGCTGGCCGGTGAGGTTCTGCTGGTCGAAGACGTCCTTGCCCAGGGCGCCGAAGTCCACCTTCTGCAGGCGCTCGTTGAGCGACAGCACCGGCAGTTCGCCGCTCGCGTCGATGCGGATATCGCCCTGGTACTTGCCACCGTACATATCCGCCGTGGACGGATGGATGCGCAGGGTGCCGTTGGAGGCCTTGAGGGTGACCTCCGCGTTGGTGGCGGTGAGGCCCGAGAGCATCAGCGTGCCGAGGGACAGCTTGCCGTCGATGTCGGCCTTGCGGATGTCCTCCGCCGGAATGGCCACCGCGTCCGGATCCACCGCCACGGGCTGCTCCGGCGCCGGCGCCATGTAGCGATCGAGGATCAGCTGATCACCCTTCAGATCGAAGCGCAGGGCCTGACGATCGAAGTCCGCCACGGCGAGATCGCCGGTGAACTTCGTGTCGTCCAGGGTCAGCTCCAGCCCTGAGAAGCGGGCCGACGTCTGCGTGATGGCGAAATTGCCGCTCAGCGCCGCACGCGTGAGGGCCTTCGGGTCCACCGTGGGCGAGAGCGGCGCACCGGCCTTCTCGGCGACGCTCTTCGGTGAAAACTCATCGATCGCGATCTTGCCGTTGATGCTGGCCTTGCTCAGCACGTTCTTGCCCTGGAGCTCGCCGCGCATCTTCATGTCCCAGGCCGTGGCCGTGAGATTGGTGAGCGAGAGGGTCTCGGACTTGAGGTCGCCGGACAGGCTAGTCGCTTCGATGCGAGCATCGAGGGGCTCGCCGAAATCCCCACTCTCCGCCTTGGCGCGAATCACCGGCGCCTTCAGGTCGAAGGGGCCGGACTTGTCGACGGACAGCTGCTCCGCCTCGATCTGTAGGTTCAGGGCAGACAGGGCCTCGAGCATCTCACCGCTCACTTGAACGGTGAGATCGGGGTTGTTCAGCACCGTACGCGACTCGTTCGGGATCACGGTGCCGCGCGCGGTGATCGTGCCCGCAAGATCGGGGTTCTTCGCTTCGAGCTGCAGGCTGGTGTCGATGTCCAGCGGTTGGCCGAGACGGAAGGCACCGGTGGTGAGGTCCCAGTCGGTGATCGCGTAGCGGGTGCCTTCGCCCTTGTCCTCGTAGGAGAGCTGGGCATCGGCGAGCTTCACGCCACCGACGGTGACGTTGGCCAAATCGAACTCGCTCGAGGACTCGCTGGACTCCGCGGGAGGCGCGTCGCCTTGGCCGATCGCGACCAGATCGTCCCAGTTGTTGGTGTCGTTGGCGGCGGTGACGGCCTTGAGGCTCAGCCCTTCCAAGCGCACCTCTCCCACCTCGAGTTTGCCCGTGAACAGGGGCAGGAGGCGCACACTCGCGGCCGCACCATCGAAGGCGAGGAAAGGCTCATCGCCCCAGCCCTCGCCATCGGCCAGGCGAGTCGCACCAAGTGAGAACCCGACGTAGGGGAAAACGCTTAGTTTGATGTCACCCTCAATGGTGAGCTCCCGCCCCGTCTGTTCCTTTGTAGCGGCAACTAATTGGTCCTTGAGATCGTTCGCATCGAAGGTGGCAACGAAGATCCCCACCGCGGCGACCACCAACAACACCAACGCGCCGATCGCGATTGCGACCCACCGGATAAAACTGCCCATGAACCCTCTATTCCTCTGTCGCTCGATGGCACCAGGAGCGGCGCCAGGATAATGGGTGTCACCATAAGCCCGAAGCGTCAGAAAATACACGCCAAGGAAGTGACACTGGGTAACAGAACTTCGCTAGTTATGTCTGCTCAGATGGTTTAAGTTATTAGCGGATCAAGGAAAACTCGGGGCCTGTGAATAGCGTCACTGCAATGACACCCCCTGACGGATACCGTGCACTCGTTCGTTTTGACGCGTTGACTGGGAGTCATCGAGTGAGACACCTAGAAGCTTTCCGCCGCTATGGTCTGTTCGTAGATCGAAGCGTTACGCAGCCCCGTAAGGAGCGCCCCGGTGGCCAAGGCCGGGAGCTACCTGTGAAGAGCTGGGACGATTACAAAGACTGGTGCCAGCAGGTGCGCGACAACTGGGATGAGGAAGATGAGCGTTCCGCCAACCCTCGCCGCGCCAACCACTACGCCGAATGGGGTCGTTGATCGACCCCTGATCGTTAGGCCCGCGTAGGCCTAGCCCCGGCGCTGACGCCACTGCCTAACGCTGCTCCTTCGCTGCTATATTGCCGCCCACACCTCGTGTTCGCGGCCTAGCGAAGGAAAGCGTAGTGGCCTCACCGTCTCCTCTCATCCACCCCACCGCCTGTATCGCACCATCGGCCCAGCTTGCCGATGAGGTGCGTGTGGGCCCGTACGCCGTCATCGAAGACGAAGTGATCATCGGTGCAGGCTGCGAGATCGGGCCTCACTGCGTACTTCGCCGCTGGACTCGCCTCGGCGAGCGCAACCAGCTCGCCGCCCACGTCGTGCTCGGCGAACCCCCTCAGCATCGCGGCTATGACGGCAGCGAGACCTGGCTACTTATCGGCGACGATAACGTGATCCGAGAAGGGGTCACGATCAATCGTGCCTACGAGCCTGGCGGCGCCACCCGTATCGGCTCGCGCGGCTACTTCATGGGCTACGCCCACATCGCTCACGACTGCATCGTCGGCGATGAGGTCACGATGACCAACTACGCGGGAATTGCCGGGCACGTGGAGGTGGGCGATGGCGTCACCATCGGCGGCGGCGCGCTCGTGCATCAGTTCGTGCGCATCGGCGCCTTCGCCATGCTCGGCGGCCAGTCGGCAGTGCGCAAGGATCTACTGCCCTACACACTCTCGAGTGGCGATCCCTGCCGCCACTTCCGCCTGAATACGATCGGCCTGCGCCGCCGCGGGATCAGCGGCACCCGCTACCGCACGCTGGAAGGCGCCATGCGGGCGCTGCGCGCCGGCGACGAACTGCCGAGCGCCACCAGCGATGAATCGGAAGAACTGCAGCGTCTGCGCGCCTTCGTGGAAAGCTCAAAGCGCGGGCTCAGCGGCTGGGCTAGCGACTGAAGCCGAGCGCTTTCGTTAGGTTGCCGAGATCAGCCGGCTGATCTCCACCGCCGTCTCCAGCGCTCGCCGCCCCTGTTCGCCGGTCACCCGGGGCTGACCACCCCTCGCGATAGCGCCGAGGAAGTCCTCAATCTCGAGCTTGAGCGCATCGTACTCCGGATACTCGAACTGCTCGATCTCGAGCTTAGGTCCATCCCCCGCGGCGGGCGGCTGCTTGGTGGCAATCTTCAGGTAGCGCAGGTGCAGATCGGCCGACATGTAGGCGTTCTGCTGGAACATGCGGATCTTGCGCTCCGTCTTGGTGCTGACGCGACTGGCCGTGAGGTTGGCCACACACCCGCCCTCGAACTGCAGCCGCGCATTCACGATGTCCGGCTTGTCCGAGAACACCACCGTGCCGTTGGCCACCACGTCGACGATCGGCCGATCGGTGAGGGTCTGCACGATGTCGATGTCATGGATCATGAGGTCCAGCACCACGTCCACCTCGACGCCGCGCTCACGGAAGGGCGCCACGCGATAGGTCTCGAAGAACTGTGGCCCGTCGGCGCGCTCCTCCATCGCTTCGGTCGCCGGGTTGAAGCGCTCCAGGTGCCCGATCTGCAGCACCACACCTTTGGCCTTCGCCAGCGCGATGAGCTCATCAGCGTGCTCCACCGTGACGGTCATCGGCTTCTCGAGCAGCACGTGCTTACCGGCGTCGAGGAAGGTGCGCGCAATCTCGTAGTGGGAGGTGGTGGGGGTGACGACGGTGACCGCATCCACCTTATCGATCAGCTCACGGTAGTCACCCGTCACGTGCACGCCGTCGTACGCCGCGGCGGCCGTTTCGCGCGCGTCGGCGCTCACGTCGGCGATGCCCGCCAGGGTGACCTGCTCGTTCTGGGCCAGCTTCTGTGCATGGAACTTGCCCAGGTATCCCATGCCAATGACCGCGGCTTTCACTGCGCGTGCGTCCTTCTACCGTTTGCTGTGCAGCGCGCAGTATACGCTGGCGCGCTCAGGCGCAGGGGCTACGCCGAAAACGTGTCGCGTGGCGATCCCGCCCGTCGGGCGTCTGCGGCTGACAGCGCGGACACCAATAGGTGGAACGGTGATTCACGCCCATACGTTTGGCCGCGATGCGCGTGCGCCCGCAGCGCAGGCAGGATTGGCCTGACCGGCCGTACACCCACAGGCGCCCCCGACCGTCCTCGATGTCTCGCGTGACGCGGCGGCCGCCGTGCAGGTTGGCGCGCAGGAGCCTTGCCGCCAGGGTCCAGAGCTTCAGGAGCTGCTCGTCGCTGATCTCGCTCAGGGGCGTCCAGGGATTGCAGCGCTCCAGGAACAGCACCTCGGATTTGTAGACGTTACCTACGCCGCACGCCAGGCGCTGGTCGAGCATCACGTCGGCCAGCAGCTGGTCGGGGTCGCCCACCTCACGCGTGCGCGCCACGAGCAACGCCGGCGCAGGGGTGTCGGCGATGAGATCCGGGCCAAGGCGCGCCACGAAGTTGGCGTTGCGAATACCTGCCGTGCGCAAACACTCCACCTCCTTAGCGTTGAAGCAGACGAACTCGTCCTGCGCCGTCGCCAGGATCAGCGAGGCCTGGCGCCGCGGCCGCTTCCAAGGCTTGCCCACCGGGTAACGGTGCCAGCTGCCGTGCATGCCGAGGTGGGAGCGCAGGGAGCGATCGCCTTCGAGGCTGATCACCAGGTGCTTACCGAGGGCGTCGACGTCGAGTACCCGCGCGCCGCGCAGGCGACTCAGATCGAGATCGCGCGCCCAGACATCGGCGAGGGTGGCGTCCCGTAGCCGCGGCCGCATCGCCGCCGCTACCTTATGAATCGTATCGCCTTCGGGCATCCCGGTACTCCGCCCTGCTAGCGCGCGAAGGATCGGCCGCGGCCCGTGCCGCGCGGTCGCGAACCGCGACGGCTGCCGCCGCGCCCACTGCCCGGGGCGGTGAGGCCACGCTCCGGCAGGAAGCCCTTGTGATCACGCACGAAACCGTGTTCGAGCACCGTGTCCGCCAGCACCGACTCGTGGGCCGGGGTCGCGTCGATCTGCTCGATGTGGAAGGCCTTGCCCTTGGTCACTGGGATGCGGTGCAGCGCTTGTAAGGCGAGCTCAAGCTCCCCGCGATCGCTGCCTAGCGTGTCGGTAAATGTCGCCAGCTGACGGCCGCCCACGCCCACCCAGAGCACGGGACGCCCATCGACCAGCACCACCCAGGTACCCGCCGCGCGGCGCGGGCGCAGGGCCTCGCCGGCGCTGGTCTCGGGCCAGGCCAGGAGCGCGCCCCAGACGTTCGCAGGATCCTGGCTGGCGAGGAGCAGCACGTCGTCCTCGTCGTAGCGATCGGGTTGCTCATCGTCATAGCGAGCCCCCTCGTCGCCCTGGCGGGCGGCGCGCAGGCGATCGACGGCGCCAGGCTCTGCGAACTGCGCTCCCGACAGGCCTTCGACGAAGTAGCCACGGCGCACGCGGCCCGCATCCTCCATCCCCTGCAGCACGCGGTAGAGGGGACTGAAGCCACCGCTCAGGCCTTCGCTCTGCACCGCCTCGCGGCTCACGATGCCGTAGCGATCGAGGAGCATGCGGGCGCGATTGACCGCGCGCTCCGTGTCGTTGAGCGACGGATCCACGAGGCCGCTGACCAGGGACCAGCGCCCCCCTGCCAAGGCTTCGTGCGCACCGCGGCGGCTGCGGCGAGGCGTGCGGCGGCCGATGCCGCGCAAGGGGGCGAAGGTGTCGTTGGTCACGAGGCCAGCCCAGACGAGATCCCACAGGGCCGCCTTGAAGTCCTCCATCGCGAGGCCCGGCTTCGCCTCGCGCGCGGCGTCTGTGAGTTCGGAGAGGAAGGAGGCACCGCGATTCGTCAGGTGCTTGAGGAGCGCGTCGTGCACCTCGTCGGTGGTCTCCATGGGCACCGGCGTCTCGAGGAGTCGGCGCGCGTTGGCGCGGCGATAGAGCGCGATGCGACCGTCGGAACCGCCGAGGGGCGCACAGCCGATCCAAATCACTTCGCCGCTCGCGCACAGCATGTCCAGTAGCTGAGGGTCGAAGTCTGGTACCCGCGCCGGCAGGAGTACCTGGGACAGGAGGGACCACGGCAGCGCCATTCCCTCCAGCTGACCGATCACTTCCAATAGGCGCGCCGCACCGCGACCCTCGCCGCCCGCACCCACCCCGTGCCAGCGGGGCAGGAAACGCCCGAGGGCCGCGCCATCGACAGCGGCCACCTCGTTGCGCAGGCGGGCAAGCGTGCGCCGCTTCAGGCGGCGGAGCACCTCGTTGTCACACCACTCGCGCTCCGCGCCGCCAGGGCGCAGCTCGCCGTTGACCAGGACACCACCGCTGGTGAGTCCGCGCAGGACGGCGTCCAG from Pseudomonadota bacterium harbors:
- a CDS encoding SRPBCC family protein → MTTATISPPASTRAARRAAAALLAGACLTPPLAGAAQMLSLKVKRDGPRYFVESHALIDAPIEAVYDVLIDYDRLHELTSTFEETRIVDGAENEEQRLVYLRARGCVAFFCKTIIRYDRLELERPRDIVAVAVPAPDADVEGDEQAVAYSYSHWELSEEEDGTHVLYSMEMEPPFWVPPLVGPWAVKRKLASGAGDAAQRVEQRALGLPVVLD
- the egtD gene encoding L-histidine N(alpha)-methyltransferase yields the protein MAKFGPAAPTLLDLHPQTGDLRDAIHQGMRRAQKRLPTLLLYDERGSQLFDAITELPEYYPTRTELSIMESSMGEIASSIGPEASLIELGSGSSMKIRLLLERIPELAAYVPVDISRDHLMAAATKLAADYPAVEVLPVCADFNEPFQLPTPRIAPKRNVVYFPGSTIGNLDFGAAYKLLSTVRRIAKKGGGALIGADLVKPEEILVPAYDDAQGVTADFNLNILTRLNREFDANFDVKMFFHRAVWDATRSRMEMQLVSRVAQTVQIDGEEFDLAAGEFILTEYSHKYSLEVFENLAETAGFRVAKVWTDPRQWFSLQYLEVV
- the egtB gene encoding ergothioneine biosynthesis protein EgtB; its protein translation is MSISTDTPVAETSDAGLAKSYLRVRQRSLFLCETLAPEDTVVQSMPDVSPTKWHLAHTTWFFERFVLKEHAPSYREFDPAYDHLFNSYYYTVGQMFTRAQRGLLSRPTLADVLRYREHVDEQVLALIEQQGASPTLDTVLTLGLNHEQQHQELLVTDIKHVFSVNPMRPVFREPTPWASTSSDPAPLTFVPGPDGLIEFGATSANGFCFDNETPRHEVLVRPHALANRPITNGEYREFIRDGAYQNCSLWLADAWTRLQQEGWTRPFYWSEDLESEFTLNGQVDLALNAPVCHLSLYEADAFARWAGKRLPTEFELELALAYAPLEGNLAEEDQFHPRPVQRAAPTLVGQVNDLTSPLAQLYGDVWEWTASPYTPYPGFEPLAGSLGEYNGKFMCSQVVLRGGSCATPRSHLRATYRNFFYPDARWQFSGVRLAHDA
- a CDS encoding Gfo/Idh/MocA family oxidoreductase; this encodes MKAAVIGMGYLGKFHAQKLAQNEQVTLAGIADVSADARETAAAAYDGVHVTGDYRELIDKVDAVTVVTPTTSHYEIARTFLDAGKHVLLEKPMTVTVEHADELIALAKAKGVVLQIGHLERFNPATEAMEERADGPQFFETYRVAPFRERGVEVDVVLDLMIHDIDIVQTLTDRPIVDVVANGTVVFSDKPDIVNARLQFEGGCVANLTASRVSTKTERKIRMFQQNAYMSADLHLRYLKIATKQPPAAGDGPKLEIEQFEYPEYDALKLEIEDFLGAIARGGQPRVTGEQGRRALETAVEISRLISAT
- a CDS encoding AsmA family protein — translated: MGSFIRWVAIAIGALVLLVVAAVGIFVATFDANDLKDQLVAATKEQTGRELTIEGDIKLSVFPYVGFSLGATRLADGEGWGDEPFLAFDGAAASVRLLPLFTGKLEVGEVRLEGLSLKAVTAANDTNNWDDLVAIGQGDAPPAESSESSSEFDLANVTVGGVKLADAQLSYEDKGEGTRYAITDWDLTTGAFRLGQPLDIDTSLQLEAKNPDLAGTITARGTVIPNESRTVLNNPDLTVQVSGEMLEALSALNLQIEAEQLSVDKSGPFDLKAPVIRAKAESGDFGEPLDARIEATSLSGDLKSETLSLTNLTATAWDMKMRGELQGKNVLSKASINGKIAIDEFSPKSVAEKAGAPLSPTVDPKALTRAALSGNFAITQTSARFSGLELTLDDTKFTGDLAVADFDRQALRFDLKGDQLILDRYMAPAPEQPVAVDPDAVAIPAEDIRKADIDGKLSLGTLMLSGLTATNAEVTLKASNGTLRIHPSTADMYGGKYQGDIRIDASGELPVLSLNERLQKVDFGALGKDVFDQQNLTGQLDGRITLKGMGVTQTAILNTLGGDAQFSFLDGAIVGIDIAHEVQKGMAAIGRGAAPSGNGDGRTEFAELSGTAQMTDGVMTNNDLIARLPFILVGGKGTVNLPEDTVKYRLDMQFQKSPELPDGASDLLGLNLPIVLSGNLSQPGPGWLDFGGTAGALVKQRAEEEVDKLKDKVLGGLLGGGSEDGEEGGEDDAKSDVKKVLGGLFGGKKKDKDDDGDN
- the mutY gene encoding A/G-specific adenine glycosylase, whose protein sequence is MTESTDAAGPSAEDLAPFADDLLTWAATYGRHDLPWQRERTAYRVWVSEIMLQQTQVATVIPYYERFMRRFPDVRTLAAAPQDDVLHHWSGLGYYARARNLHAAARLIQAKYGGTFPQELEQVHALPGVGRSTAGAILTLAGGQRHPILDGNVKRVLARYHLVEGWPGDPKVERGLWTLAEAHTPERERAAAYTQAIMDLGAMVCKRSKPLCGGCPVVEGCGAHAAKRQEEFPHKRPRKATPLKTVRMLIVVREDEQQVLLERRPPAGIWGGLWSFPEQPLEEDPSAWVEAQLRAQVRDSQEWQVLRHTFSHYALDITPQVLRISAPPEGVMEGTSRLWYNVGELPEIGLAAPVEKLLSRLGDAAS
- the lpxA gene encoding acyl-ACP--UDP-N-acetylglucosamine O-acyltransferase, which encodes MASPSPLIHPTACIAPSAQLADEVRVGPYAVIEDEVIIGAGCEIGPHCVLRRWTRLGERNQLAAHVVLGEPPQHRGYDGSETWLLIGDDNVIREGVTINRAYEPGGATRIGSRGYFMGYAHIAHDCIVGDEVTMTNYAGIAGHVEVGDGVTIGGGALVHQFVRIGAFAMLGGQSAVRKDLLPYTLSSGDPCRHFRLNTIGLRRRGISGTRYRTLEGAMRALRAGDELPSATSDESEELQRLRAFVESSKRGLSGWASD
- a CDS encoding oxidative damage protection protein, yielding MTDKVQCVVTGEEGEALGYTPYPGELGERIEASVSKQGWNRWLAHQTMLINEFRLTPFEPKARKFLEDEMEKFFFGEGSSAPEGYVPPEKS